From a single Nocardioides panacis genomic region:
- a CDS encoding DUF4129 domain-containing protein has product MTGTRRAPAGAALLPTVVVVGLLVLVWAAATGPVRMLHDSGRRYLFVPPPTPSETAEVTPGSSAREITKGVQQQVDLSWLGNVIATALLLAVCVLVFLVLRWGWLHRWRAPERPQEVDFDVLPDRLVEAMRADADAQVLAVDHGSPRNAIVACWLRLQEVATEAGLPPGPAETSTEFVVRALHTLDLDPRAIGSLAALYREARFSEHELGETARDDARSALAQLRDDLRAPGTVG; this is encoded by the coding sequence GTGACGGGGACACGACGAGCACCGGCTGGGGCGGCACTGCTGCCCACCGTCGTCGTGGTCGGGCTGCTGGTGCTGGTCTGGGCGGCCGCCACTGGCCCGGTCCGGATGCTGCACGACTCAGGCCGGCGCTACCTGTTCGTCCCGCCGCCCACCCCGAGCGAGACCGCCGAGGTCACGCCCGGCTCCTCGGCGCGCGAGATCACCAAGGGCGTCCAGCAGCAGGTCGACCTGTCCTGGCTCGGCAACGTCATCGCGACGGCGCTGCTGCTCGCCGTGTGCGTGCTGGTGTTCCTGGTGCTGCGCTGGGGCTGGCTGCACCGGTGGCGCGCCCCCGAGCGGCCGCAGGAGGTGGACTTCGACGTGCTCCCGGACCGGCTGGTCGAGGCGATGCGCGCCGACGCCGACGCCCAGGTGCTGGCCGTCGACCACGGCAGCCCGCGCAACGCGATCGTGGCCTGCTGGCTGCGGCTCCAGGAGGTGGCGACCGAGGCCGGGCTGCCACCGGGCCCCGCCGAGACCTCCACCGAGTTCGTGGTGCGCGCGCTGCACACCCTCGACCTCGACCCCCGGGCGATCGGCTCGCTGGCCGCGCTCTACCGGGAGGCCCGGTTCTCCGAGCACGAGCTCGGCGAGACCGCCCGGGACGACGCCCGGTCCGCCCTGGCGCAGCTCCGCGACGACCTGCGCGCCCCGGGGACGGTCGGGTGA
- a CDS encoding DUF3107 domain-containing protein: protein MEVKIGVQNTNRELVVDSSQSADEVEKAVSASLSGESKVLVLSDSKGRKVIVPADKLAYVEIGTSTTGQVGYRS from the coding sequence GTGGAGGTCAAGATCGGCGTGCAGAACACCAACCGCGAGCTCGTGGTGGACTCCTCGCAGTCCGCCGACGAGGTCGAGAAGGCCGTGTCGGCCTCGCTCAGCGGTGAGAGCAAGGTGCTGGTCCTCTCCGACAGCAAGGGCCGCAAGGTGATCGTCCCGGCCGACAAGCTCGCCTATGTCGAGATCGGCACGTCGACGACGGGTCAGGTCGGCTACCGGTCGTGA
- a CDS encoding UrvD/REP family ATP-dependent DNA helicase — MLWLLWSGTEWPRRLRRGVDLGGQAARLAHRDLDAICALFEVAARTEEQRGHTSVVSFLESLRAQQIPADTLAERGVRGEAVRLLTAHRSKGLEWRFVVVAHVQDEGWPDLRRRSSLLQADRIGADGILPALGRQALLAEERRLFYVACTRARERLLVTAVASPEDDGEQPSRFVDELAAAAQADGAGGYVRHSHLQGRPQRPLSLHGLVADLRRTLSEPTASPALRRAAADRLAVLAQSSHRGQPLVAAADPGQWWGTRARSVCAVPVERSDEPVTLSASSLDGILSCPAKWFLERKAGGEMPSSQSQGFGLVVHTLADRIAKGEIAAGDGSREELLGELMGHVDTVWDHLAFRTPWSRSREREEVAAALGRFLDWHTSPGARTVLATEQRLTAEVTLPDGQLVRLNGYADRLELDELGRVVVIDLKTSKYPPTDKDLPLNPQLGIYQFAVAHGAVDHLVADAVDGPGVPGGAELVQLRVERVTGAKVQKQEPQEPDAEGRLPVELQLMRAAEVVRGEVFDATPGKHCDHCQFHAICPTKAAGTVLS; from the coding sequence GTGCTGTGGCTGCTCTGGTCCGGCACCGAGTGGCCCCGTCGGCTCCGCCGCGGCGTCGACCTCGGTGGCCAGGCCGCCCGCCTGGCCCATCGTGACCTGGACGCGATCTGTGCGCTCTTCGAGGTCGCCGCCCGGACCGAGGAGCAGCGCGGCCACACCAGCGTGGTCAGCTTCCTGGAGTCGTTGCGGGCCCAGCAGATCCCGGCCGACACCCTGGCCGAGCGGGGGGTGCGCGGCGAGGCCGTGCGGCTGCTCACCGCCCACCGGTCCAAGGGCCTGGAGTGGCGGTTCGTGGTGGTCGCGCACGTCCAGGACGAGGGCTGGCCCGACCTGAGACGCCGGTCCTCGTTGCTGCAGGCGGACCGGATCGGGGCCGACGGGATCCTGCCGGCACTGGGTCGCCAGGCGCTGCTGGCCGAGGAGCGGCGACTCTTCTACGTCGCCTGCACCCGCGCCCGCGAGCGGCTGCTGGTCACCGCGGTGGCGTCCCCCGAGGACGACGGCGAGCAGCCGTCCCGGTTCGTCGACGAGCTGGCCGCCGCGGCCCAGGCCGACGGCGCGGGCGGCTACGTCCGGCACAGCCACCTCCAGGGCCGACCGCAGCGGCCGCTGTCCCTGCACGGGCTGGTGGCGGACCTGCGCCGCACGCTCTCCGAGCCCACCGCCTCCCCGGCGCTCCGCCGCGCGGCGGCCGACCGTCTCGCCGTGCTGGCGCAGTCCTCGCACCGCGGCCAGCCCCTGGTGGCCGCCGCCGACCCCGGTCAGTGGTGGGGCACCCGGGCGCGCAGCGTCTGCGCGGTCCCCGTCGAGCGGTCCGACGAGCCGGTGACGCTGTCCGCGAGCTCGCTCGACGGGATCCTCAGCTGCCCGGCGAAGTGGTTCCTGGAGCGCAAGGCCGGTGGCGAGATGCCGTCGAGCCAGTCGCAGGGCTTCGGGCTCGTCGTGCACACGCTGGCCGACCGGATCGCCAAGGGCGAGATCGCCGCCGGCGACGGTTCCCGCGAGGAGCTGCTCGGGGAGCTGATGGGTCACGTGGACACCGTCTGGGACCACCTCGCGTTCCGCACCCCCTGGTCCCGCTCGCGCGAGCGGGAGGAGGTCGCGGCGGCCCTCGGCCGGTTCCTCGACTGGCACACCTCGCCGGGGGCGCGCACCGTGCTGGCCACCGAGCAGCGGCTCACCGCGGAGGTCACCTTGCCCGACGGCCAGCTGGTCCGGCTCAACGGCTACGCCGACCGACTCGAGCTCGACGAGCTCGGCCGGGTCGTGGTCATCGACCTCAAGACCTCGAAGTACCCGCCCACGGACAAGGACCTCCCACTGAACCCGCAGCTCGGCATCTACCAGTTCGCCGTCGCCCACGGCGCCGTCGACCACCTCGTCGCCGACGCCGTGGACGGGCCTGGTGTGCCGGGCGGCGCCGAGCTGGTGCAGCTGCGCGTCGAGCGGGTCACCGGGGCGAAGGTCCAGAAGCAGGAGCCGCAGGAGCCCGATGCCGAGGGACGCCTCCCGGTGGAGCTGCAGCTGATGCGGGCCGCGGAGGTGGTGCGCGGCGAGGTGTTCGACGCGACCCCCGGCAAGCACTGCGACCACTGCCAGTTCCACGCGATCTGCCCGACCAAGGCGGCCGGGACGGTGCTCTCGTGA
- a CDS encoding DUF58 domain-containing protein — protein MLHGGTWHPTPSLVRAALGSSALALTAVVMGRPDLLVLAAPLLVHAVAAVVRRATTVPRSGDAVLGTDHVREGEGTTVRVRLDRADDVEHAVLALTPHRHLVARPAPGMTDGTLAADADRLELAVPVASLRWGRRPVGDGLVAATSPWAGYLWGPLPVAPQHLTTLPQPGRFDSRAASPHPIGLVGQHPARRRGDGSEFESIRPFQPGDRLRRVQWRVSLRTGRLHATSTVAEEDASVLLLVDSGVEVGVSGGVTGAASTLDVAVRAAGAVAEHYLVRGDRVGLRVLGSTGRTAVHTAAGRRHLRRLLDTLARVVPGESRDVDPARMRFQVPAGSIVLVFSPMLSQVAVAATTTLAARGLDVVVVDCLPADVAMEDDQRLALAWRMRLLEREALLGRLRRSGTPVVAWRGPGTLDEVLRRLGRRGTRATAGRS, from the coding sequence GTGCTGCACGGCGGCACCTGGCACCCGACCCCCTCGCTGGTCCGGGCCGCCCTCGGCTCGTCGGCGCTGGCGCTGACGGCCGTCGTGATGGGCCGGCCGGACCTGCTGGTGCTCGCCGCGCCGCTGCTGGTGCACGCCGTCGCCGCCGTCGTACGGCGGGCCACCACCGTGCCCCGGTCCGGCGACGCCGTTCTCGGCACGGACCACGTGCGCGAGGGCGAGGGCACCACCGTCCGGGTGCGCCTGGACCGCGCCGACGACGTGGAGCACGCGGTGCTCGCGCTGACCCCGCACCGGCACCTGGTGGCGCGGCCGGCCCCGGGCATGACCGACGGCACGCTCGCCGCGGACGCCGACCGGCTCGAGCTGGCGGTCCCGGTGGCCAGCCTGCGCTGGGGCCGGCGCCCCGTCGGCGACGGCCTGGTAGCCGCGACCAGCCCGTGGGCGGGGTACCTGTGGGGTCCGCTGCCGGTGGCCCCGCAGCACCTCACCACGCTGCCGCAGCCCGGCCGGTTCGACAGCCGCGCGGCGTCCCCGCACCCGATCGGCCTGGTCGGGCAGCACCCCGCGCGGCGCCGCGGCGACGGCTCGGAGTTCGAGAGCATCCGGCCGTTCCAGCCGGGCGACCGGCTGCGCCGCGTGCAGTGGCGGGTCAGCCTGCGCACCGGCCGGCTGCACGCCACCAGCACGGTCGCCGAGGAGGACGCGAGCGTGCTGCTGCTGGTGGACAGCGGCGTCGAGGTGGGGGTGAGCGGTGGCGTGACCGGGGCCGCGAGCACGCTGGACGTCGCGGTGCGCGCGGCCGGGGCCGTCGCCGAGCACTACCTGGTCCGCGGTGACCGGGTCGGCCTGCGGGTCCTCGGCTCGACCGGCCGCACCGCCGTGCACACCGCCGCGGGACGCCGGCACCTGCGCCGGCTGCTGGACACCCTGGCCCGCGTCGTACCGGGGGAGAGCCGCGACGTCGACCCGGCGCGGATGCGGTTCCAGGTGCCGGCCGGCAGCATCGTGCTGGTCTTCTCCCCGATGCTGTCCCAGGTCGCGGTGGCGGCCACCACGACCCTCGCCGCGCGCGGCCTCGACGTGGTGGTCGTGGACTGCCTGCCCGCGGACGTCGCGATGGAGGACGACCAGCGGCTCGCGCTGGCCTGGCGGATGCGGCTGCTGGAGCGCGAGGCGCTGCTCGGCCGGCTGCGCCGCTCCGGGACCCCGGTGGTCGCCTGGCGCGGGCCGGGCACCCTCGACGAGGTGCTGCGCCGACTGGGCCGTCGCGGCACGCGGGCGACGGCGGGCCGGTCGTGA
- the moeZ gene encoding adenylyltransferase/sulfurtransferase MoeZ — translation MRRGEFVSLPPLVEPADELTIDEVRRYSRHLIIPDVGMTGQKRLKNAKVLVIGAGGLGSPALLYLAAAGVGTLGIAEFDEVDESNLQRQVIHGQSDIGKSKAISAQESLAETNPLVNVVVHNERLDNDNVLQVFEGYDLIVDGTDNFATRYMVNDAAYFLKIPYVWGSIYRFDGQASVFWPTLEGAEAPCYRCLYPEPPPPGMVPSCAEGGVLGVLCASIGSIQVNEAIKLLTGIGDPIVGKLVIYDALEMEYRKLKVRKDPSCALCGENPTVTGLIDYDAFCGAISDEAADAAAGSTISVTQLEQMLKERENGERDFVLVDVREQNEYEINRIPGSVLIPKGDFLNGSAFDELSRLTSNNQQLVLHCKSGVRSAEALAVAKGAGYADAVHVGGGVVAWVNQIDPSQPSY, via the coding sequence ATGCGCCGAGGAGAGTTCGTGTCCCTGCCACCCCTGGTCGAGCCCGCTGACGAGCTCACCATCGACGAGGTCCGCCGCTACAGCCGCCACCTGATCATCCCCGACGTCGGGATGACCGGGCAGAAGCGGCTCAAGAACGCCAAGGTGCTGGTCATCGGCGCCGGTGGTCTCGGCAGCCCCGCGCTGCTGTACCTCGCCGCCGCCGGCGTCGGCACCCTCGGCATCGCCGAGTTCGACGAGGTCGACGAGTCCAACCTGCAGCGCCAGGTCATCCACGGCCAGAGCGACATCGGGAAGTCCAAGGCGATCTCCGCGCAGGAGTCGCTGGCCGAGACCAACCCGCTGGTCAACGTCGTGGTGCACAACGAGCGCCTCGACAACGACAACGTGCTGCAGGTCTTCGAGGGCTACGACCTCATCGTCGACGGCACCGACAACTTCGCGACCCGCTACATGGTCAACGACGCGGCGTACTTCTTGAAGATCCCCTACGTGTGGGGCTCGATCTACCGGTTCGACGGCCAGGCGTCGGTGTTCTGGCCGACCCTCGAGGGCGCCGAGGCGCCCTGCTACCGGTGCCTCTACCCCGAGCCGCCGCCGCCGGGGATGGTGCCCTCGTGCGCCGAGGGCGGCGTGCTGGGCGTGCTGTGCGCCTCCATCGGGTCGATCCAGGTCAACGAGGCGATCAAGCTGCTGACCGGCATCGGTGACCCGATCGTCGGCAAGCTCGTGATCTACGACGCCCTCGAGATGGAGTACCGCAAGCTCAAGGTCCGCAAGGACCCGAGCTGCGCGCTGTGCGGGGAGAACCCCACCGTCACCGGGCTGATCGACTACGACGCGTTCTGCGGGGCGATCTCCGACGAGGCCGCCGACGCCGCCGCGGGCTCGACGATCTCGGTGACCCAGCTCGAGCAGATGCTCAAGGAGCGCGAGAACGGCGAGCGCGACTTCGTGCTGGTCGACGTCCGCGAGCAGAACGAGTACGAGATCAACCGGATCCCCGGCTCGGTGCTGATCCCCAAGGGCGACTTCCTCAACGGGTCCGCCTTCGACGAGCTGTCCCGGCTGACCAGCAACAACCAGCAGCTGGTGCTGCACTGCAAGTCCGGCGTGCGCTCGGCCGAGGCGCTGGCCGTCGCCAAGGGTGCCGGCTACGCCGACGCGGTGCACGTCGGTGGCGGCGTGGTGGCCTGGGTCAACCAGATCGACCCGTCGCAGCCGTCGTACTGA
- a CDS encoding GlsB/YeaQ/YmgE family stress response membrane protein — MTVGTILFYLIVGTVVGLLGKFVAPGSRDNIPLWLTIVCGVGGMLVGDVIYRAAGGNGSRGLDWTQGLVAVLTAAVLVAVASTVSGRRARR; from the coding sequence GTGACCGTCGGCACGATCCTGTTCTACCTGATCGTCGGCACCGTCGTCGGTCTGCTCGGGAAGTTCGTCGCGCCCGGCAGCCGGGACAACATCCCGCTGTGGCTCACGATCGTGTGCGGCGTCGGCGGCATGCTCGTCGGTGACGTGATCTACCGCGCCGCCGGCGGCAACGGCAGCCGCGGCCTGGACTGGACCCAGGGCCTGGTGGCGGTGCTGACGGCCGCCGTGCTCGTGGCCGTCGCCTCGACCGTGTCCGGCCGGCGCGCCCGGCGCTGA
- a CDS encoding TetR/AcrR family transcriptional regulator — protein sequence MTTTHDQKPRGGRMPRTARRAQLLESALEVFVAQGYHAAAMDDIAEKAGVSKPVLYQHFPGKLDLYLALLDQSCDTIIHACNEALASTDDNKMRVTATMHVFYDYVSSAQGAFRLVFESDLTNESPVRERVDRVTRECAEAIAEVIHEDTGLPGEQSRLLAVSLVGMAQVSARFWLDTGHDISQEDAATLVAGLAWRGIRGYPRSDEQP from the coding sequence GTGACCACGACGCACGACCAGAAGCCCCGCGGCGGCCGGATGCCCCGGACGGCCCGGCGCGCCCAGCTCCTCGAGTCGGCGCTGGAGGTCTTCGTCGCGCAGGGCTACCACGCCGCCGCGATGGACGACATCGCCGAGAAGGCGGGCGTCTCCAAGCCGGTCCTCTACCAGCACTTCCCGGGCAAGCTCGACCTCTACCTCGCGCTCCTGGACCAGTCCTGCGACACGATCATCCACGCGTGCAACGAGGCGCTGGCCTCCACCGACGACAACAAGATGCGCGTGACCGCGACGATGCACGTGTTCTACGACTACGTGTCCTCCGCGCAGGGCGCCTTCCGGCTGGTCTTCGAGTCCGACCTGACCAACGAGAGCCCGGTCCGCGAGCGCGTCGACCGGGTCACCCGGGAGTGCGCCGAGGCGATCGCCGAGGTGATCCACGAGGACACCGGCCTCCCCGGCGAGCAGTCCCGCCTGCTGGCGGTGTCCCTGGTGGGGATGGCCCAGGTCAGCGCGCGGTTCTGGCTGGACACCGGCCACGACATCTCTCAGGAGGACGCCGCTACGCTCGTCGCAGGGCTGGCCTGGCGGGGCATCCGGGGATACCCCCGCTCCGACGAGCAGCCCTGA
- a CDS encoding antibiotic biosynthesis monooxygenase yields the protein MSLSTAADLPVTVSITRHVEPDRVDQMIAWVRAGSALAERFPGFLGTGWVRPSVASDEWHMLYRFDSAASLGAWEASDQRAWWLGSAQGLVGESLRERRTGIEGWFDEPLEHDVEDLRPLPSAPPRWKQAVMIWTAFFPLSLLAGLLLGRFAPGLSIVPRVLVTTLLMTPVMTYLVLPQLTRRLDWWLHGRRAPWR from the coding sequence GTGAGTCTCTCCACCGCCGCCGACCTGCCCGTGACCGTGTCCATCACCCGGCACGTCGAGCCCGACCGGGTCGACCAGATGATCGCCTGGGTGCGGGCCGGGTCCGCGCTGGCCGAGCGGTTCCCCGGGTTCCTCGGCACCGGCTGGGTGCGCCCGAGCGTGGCCTCCGACGAGTGGCACATGCTCTACCGCTTCGACAGCGCCGCGTCCCTGGGTGCGTGGGAGGCCTCGGACCAGCGGGCCTGGTGGCTCGGGTCGGCGCAGGGCCTGGTCGGTGAGTCGCTGCGGGAGCGTCGTACCGGGATCGAGGGGTGGTTCGACGAGCCCCTCGAGCACGACGTCGAGGACCTCCGGCCGCTGCCCTCGGCGCCGCCGCGGTGGAAGCAGGCGGTGATGATCTGGACCGCCTTCTTCCCGCTGAGCCTGCTCGCCGGGCTGCTGCTCGGCCGGTTCGCCCCGGGGCTGTCGATCGTGCCGCGGGTGCTGGTCACCACGCTGCTGATGACGCCGGTCATGACCTACCTCGTGCTCCCGCAGCTCACCCGCCGCCTGGACTGGTGGCTGCACGGGCGACGTGCCCCCTGGCGGTGA
- a CDS encoding MGMT family protein: MDPDAYVEAVLSLVEQVPPGRVTTYGTLAEAVGYGGPRRVGRVMSTYGGSVPWWRVVRADGSLPPSHDEEARAHYLDEGTPLRSAGRMDMAQAFFGDFRP, translated from the coding sequence ATGGATCCCGATGCGTACGTCGAGGCGGTGCTCAGCCTCGTGGAGCAGGTCCCGCCGGGCCGGGTGACGACCTACGGGACGCTGGCCGAGGCGGTGGGGTACGGCGGTCCCCGGCGGGTCGGCCGGGTGATGTCGACGTACGGCGGCTCGGTGCCGTGGTGGCGGGTCGTGCGCGCCGACGGGTCGCTGCCGCCCAGCCACGACGAGGAGGCCCGGGCGCACTACCTCGACGAGGGCACCCCGTTGCGCAGCGCCGGCCGGATGGACATGGCACAGGCGTTCTTCGGCGACTTCCGCCCCTGA
- a CDS encoding AAA family ATPase: protein MSIPQPGSPTPAEASRLAAQVLDQVERAVVGKRTALVMVLAGVLAGGHVLIEDLPGLGKTLAARSFAQTLGLRFARAQFTPDLLPADLTGSFVYDQRTAEFDFRPGPLFTGLLLADEINRTPPKTQSALLEAMQEGQVTVEGQTFPLEAPFHVLATANPVEYEGTYPLPEAQLDRFLMRVSFGYPTRDQEWDVLRRRLDRRQEAQVLEPVTDAAGLLGMQAAIETVTVEESVGRYCVALASATREHPHVQMGSSLRGALALMLTARSYAVIGGRDYVVPEDVKAVAPSVLGHRISVKPELWMSDVDGSTVVRSVLSQVETPGAREGGAGFERPRG, encoded by the coding sequence GTGAGCATTCCCCAGCCCGGCAGCCCCACCCCGGCGGAGGCCTCGCGGCTGGCCGCACAGGTGCTCGACCAGGTCGAGCGGGCGGTGGTCGGCAAGCGCACCGCCCTGGTGATGGTGCTGGCCGGCGTGCTGGCCGGCGGGCACGTGCTGATCGAGGACCTGCCCGGCCTCGGCAAGACGCTGGCCGCCCGGTCGTTCGCGCAGACCCTCGGCCTGCGGTTCGCCCGGGCGCAGTTCACCCCGGACCTGCTGCCCGCCGACCTGACCGGCTCCTTCGTCTACGACCAGCGCACCGCGGAGTTCGACTTCCGCCCCGGCCCGCTGTTCACCGGGCTGCTGCTCGCCGACGAGATCAACCGGACGCCGCCCAAGACCCAGTCGGCGCTGCTCGAGGCGATGCAGGAGGGCCAGGTCACCGTGGAGGGCCAGACGTTCCCGCTCGAGGCGCCGTTCCACGTGCTGGCCACCGCCAACCCGGTGGAGTACGAAGGCACCTACCCGCTGCCCGAGGCGCAGCTCGACCGGTTCCTGATGCGGGTGTCGTTCGGCTACCCGACCCGGGACCAGGAGTGGGACGTGCTCCGGCGCCGGCTGGACCGCCGCCAGGAGGCCCAGGTGCTCGAGCCGGTCACCGACGCGGCCGGGCTGCTCGGCATGCAGGCCGCGATCGAGACGGTCACCGTCGAGGAGAGCGTCGGGCGCTACTGCGTCGCGCTGGCCTCGGCCACCCGGGAGCACCCCCACGTGCAGATGGGGTCCTCGTTGCGGGGAGCCCTGGCGCTGATGCTCACCGCCCGGTCGTACGCCGTGATCGGCGGGCGCGACTACGTCGTGCCCGAGGACGTCAAGGCGGTCGCCCCGTCGGTCCTCGGCCACCGGATCTCGGTGAAGCCCGAGCTCTGGATGAGCGACGTGGACGGCTCGACGGTGGTGCGCAGCGTGCTCTCCCAGGTCGAGACGCCGGGTGCCCGCGAGGGCGGCGCCGGGTTCGAGCGGCCGAGGGGCTGA
- a CDS encoding ATP-dependent helicase, with translation MTTYRLSLDRSAPVAPPVLDEFQQSVVDHPGGPLLVLAGPGTGKTTTLVEAIVDRIERGGARPESVLALTFSRKAAEQLRDRVTARLGRTMATTLSSTFHSFAYGLVRRYSTAELYAAPLRLLSAPEQDVVLQELLAGSREDELWPRALDQAVATRGFAREVQAVLARAREKGLDPLDLKVLGEDAGAPELVAAARFMQQYQVILDDQSSIDYPELIYRAVLLAEQPAIRADLRARFGHVFVDEYQDTDPSQVRLLRALAGDGRNLTVVGDPDQSIYAFRGAEVRGILDFPQAFPQRDGSRAPTVALRVTRRFGPRLLRLSRAVVSGLATTGSIDAATFEAFRNPEARSGSFGAGRADVLTFDTERAETEHVADLLRRAHLEDGVPWSEMAVLVRSGRTSIPRLRRALGAAGVPVEVASDDTPLVQEPAVLPLLDALRAVVDLDNDDPADLDHFGADRAEALLGSPRGRARRDRGAVARPGAAGPGEARAGGESRRPGRGERSGRALLPGAAAERPAAPRAAGRGP, from the coding sequence GTGACGACGTACCGGCTGTCCCTCGACCGGTCCGCTCCCGTGGCACCGCCGGTCCTGGACGAGTTCCAGCAGTCGGTCGTGGACCACCCGGGCGGGCCGCTCCTCGTGCTGGCCGGACCCGGCACCGGCAAGACCACCACGCTCGTCGAGGCGATCGTCGACCGCATCGAGCGGGGCGGCGCGAGGCCGGAGTCCGTGCTGGCGCTGACCTTCAGCCGCAAGGCCGCCGAGCAGCTGCGCGACCGGGTCACCGCCCGGCTCGGGCGCACGATGGCGACCACGCTCAGCTCGACGTTCCACTCCTTCGCCTACGGCCTGGTCCGCCGCTACTCCACCGCCGAGCTGTACGCCGCCCCGCTGCGGCTGCTCTCCGCGCCCGAGCAGGACGTCGTGCTGCAGGAGCTGCTCGCGGGCAGCCGGGAGGACGAGCTGTGGCCGCGGGCGCTCGACCAGGCCGTGGCGACCCGGGGGTTCGCGCGCGAGGTGCAGGCCGTCCTGGCCCGGGCCCGCGAGAAGGGCCTGGACCCCCTCGACCTCAAGGTGCTGGGGGAGGACGCCGGGGCACCCGAGCTGGTCGCGGCGGCCCGGTTCATGCAGCAGTACCAAGTCATCCTCGACGACCAGAGCTCCATCGACTACCCCGAGCTGATCTACCGTGCGGTGCTGCTGGCCGAGCAACCGGCGATCCGGGCTGACCTGCGGGCTCGGTTCGGGCACGTGTTCGTCGACGAGTACCAGGACACCGACCCGAGCCAGGTGCGGCTGCTGCGCGCCCTCGCCGGCGACGGGCGCAACCTCACCGTGGTGGGCGACCCGGACCAGTCGATCTACGCGTTCCGCGGTGCCGAGGTGCGCGGCATCCTGGACTTCCCGCAGGCGTTCCCGCAGCGCGACGGCAGCCGTGCGCCCACGGTGGCGCTGCGGGTCACCCGGCGCTTCGGCCCCCGGCTGCTGCGGCTCTCCCGGGCCGTGGTGTCCGGGCTGGCCACGACCGGCTCCATCGACGCGGCCACCTTCGAGGCGTTCCGGAACCCCGAGGCCAGGTCCGGGTCGTTCGGCGCCGGCCGCGCCGACGTGCTGACCTTCGACACCGAGCGTGCGGAGACCGAGCACGTCGCCGACCTGCTCCGCCGCGCGCACCTGGAGGACGGGGTCCCGTGGTCGGAGATGGCGGTGCTGGTCCGCTCGGGCCGCACCAGCATCCCGCGGTTGCGGCGGGCCCTGGGGGCAGCCGGCGTGCCGGTCGAGGTGGCCAGCGACGACACCCCGCTGGTCCAGGAGCCGGCGGTGCTGCCGCTGCTCGACGCGCTCCGGGCGGTCGTGGACCTCGACAACGACGACCCGGCCGACCTCGACCACTTCGGTGCCGACCGCGCCGAGGCGCTGCTCGGCTCCCCCCGTGGGCGGGCTCGACGCGACCGAGGTGCGGTCGCTCGCCCGGGCGCTGCGGGCCCGGGAGAAGCGCGCGCTGGCGGAGAGTCCCGACGTCCCGGACGGGGAGAGCGGTCCGGTCGCGCGCTCCTCCCCGGAGCTGCTGCGGAGCGCCCTGCTGCACCCCGAGCTGCTGGACGGGGTCCGTGA
- a CDS encoding ferritin-like fold-containing protein: MPLDTPGAPRPTLAAGDLPVAFSDPVYLAAVVDLLGAIAYGEMSAFDRLSEDAKMAPELADKVELARMACTEFAHFEGLSQRLTELGAQPFEAMAPFQVPFDAFHARTAPSDWLEGLVKAYVGDGLAGDFYREIATFLDSDTRTIIVESLSDAGQSRFVVDRVRAAIAKDPRVGGRLALWGRRLMGEALSQAQRVAAERDALTALLAGGVDRPGMDLAAIGRLFTRLTENHSQRMESLGLSA, encoded by the coding sequence TTGCCGCTGGACACTCCGGGCGCCCCGCGGCCGACGCTGGCGGCGGGCGACCTGCCGGTGGCCTTCTCCGACCCCGTCTACCTCGCGGCGGTGGTCGACCTGCTCGGCGCGATCGCCTACGGCGAGATGTCGGCGTTCGACCGGCTCAGCGAGGACGCCAAGATGGCCCCGGAGCTCGCCGACAAGGTCGAGCTGGCCCGGATGGCGTGCACCGAGTTCGCGCACTTCGAGGGCCTGAGCCAGCGGCTCACCGAGCTCGGGGCCCAGCCGTTCGAGGCGATGGCGCCGTTCCAGGTGCCCTTCGACGCCTTCCACGCGCGTACGGCGCCCTCCGACTGGCTCGAGGGGCTGGTCAAGGCCTACGTCGGGGACGGCCTGGCCGGCGACTTCTACCGGGAGATCGCCACGTTCCTGGACTCCGACACCCGCACGATCATCGTGGAGAGCCTCTCCGACGCCGGCCAGTCCCGGTTCGTGGTCGACCGGGTCCGGGCCGCGATCGCCAAGGACCCCCGGGTCGGCGGCCGGCTGGCCCTGTGGGGACGGCGGCTGATGGGGGAGGCGCTGTCCCAGGCGCAGCGGGTCGCCGCCGAGCGGGACGCGCTGACCGCGCTGCTCGCGGGCGGCGTGGACCGGCCCGGGATGGACCTGGCCGCGATCGGGCGGCTGTTCACCCGGCTGACCGAGAACCACTCCCAGCGCATGGAGTCGCTCGGCCTCTCGGCCTGA